From the genome of Bombus pascuorum chromosome 2, iyBomPasc1.1, whole genome shotgun sequence, one region includes:
- the LOC132904548 gene encoding queuine tRNA-ribosyltransferase accessory subunit 2 isoform X1: MLIINNMKFSTNSIKSCAARIGTLTEFERIPNTTFETPLALIHTKGGCVPHLTKDVFKMVTSEPQMLSVSLSSTYLMLESMKHNNVNFANFVGMKEYINFVTIHDPACTTPSGFREANSIPLWTRSGKFPLTPNMYMDAIETFKPDMYVALCDGDTNINSSKKRVSNSIQNSMKFFDQCFTKHSSSEALKSSEILGAIEGGYDKDARTISINYLKNKPVIGYVIDGLHNNGPNVKNISSEQIKEIVQHTINLLPPEKLKVSMGCWNPLIVLDLVELGIDIFDTSYPYIITEDLRALTFLCDHDDCNNVGHTISFTEESRYADDFSPICSHCECLTCKNHTKAYLHHLCNVKEMLGTVLLMIHNVHQYLEFFKIIRESIKCGVLDDCKKKINLKFKQDNVIQADEPTDIKETKSSSS, translated from the exons atgttaataataaataacatgaaattctctactaattcaataaaatcttGCGCTGCCCGTATTGGGACGTTAACagaatttgaaagaattcCTAATACCACTTTTGAAACTCCTCTTGCTCTTATTCATACAAag ggAGGTTGTGTGCCGCATTTAACTAAGGATGTTTTTAAAATGGTTACTTCAGAACCACAAATGTtatctgtttctctttcttccacgTATTTAATGCTGGAATCAATGAAgcataataatgttaattttgcaaattttgtgGGTATGAAG gAGTACATTAATTTTGTTACGATACATGACCCAGCCTGTACAACGCCTTCAGGTTTCCGAGAAGCTAATTCTATCCCTTTATGGACAAGAAGTGGAAAATTTCCATTAACACCCAATATGTATATGGATGCTATTGAGACATTTAAACCAGACATGTATGTTGCTTTGTGTGATGGAGATACTAATATCAATAGTAGTAAAAAAAGAGTATCAAATTCTATACAAAATAGCATGAAATTCTTTGATCAATGTTTTACTAAACATTCTTCATCTGAAGCATTGAAGTCTTCTGAAATATTAGGTGCAATTGAAGGCGGTTATGATAAAGATGCCAGAacaatatcaataaattatttaaaaaataaacctGTAATAGGATATGTTATTGATGGATTGCATAATAATGGACCAAATGTAAAGAATATATCATCAGAACAAATCAAAGAAATAGTACAACACACAATT AATCTTTTACCTCCTGAAAAGCTTAAGGTATCAATGGGATGTTGGAATCCCCTTATAGTATTAGACCTTGTTGAATTAGGtatagatatatttgataCTTCCTACCCTTATATAATTACTGAAGATTTAAGAGCTTTAACTTTCCTATGTGATCATGATGACTGTAATAATGTAGGTCATACAATATCATTTACAGAAGAAAG caGATATGCGGATGACTTTTCTCCAATATGTTCTCATTGTGAATGTCTAACATGTAAAAATCATACCAAAGCATATCTGCATCATCTGTGTAATGTTAAGGAAATGCTTGGCACTGTTCTTTTAATGAT acACAATGTACATCAAtatcttgaattttttaagattATTCGAGAGAGCATAAAATGTGGCGTTCTTGATGAttgcaaaaagaaaattaatttaaaatttaagcaAGACAATGTCATTCAAGCAGATGAACCTacagatataaaagaaactaaatCTTCTAGTTCATAA
- the LOC132904548 gene encoding queuine tRNA-ribosyltransferase accessory subunit 2 isoform X2 — translation MLIINNMKFSTNSIKSCAARIGTLTEFERIPNTTFETPLALIHTKGGCVPHLTKDVFKMVTSEPQMLSVSLSSTYLMLESMKHNNVNFANFVGMKEYINFVTIHDPACTTPSGFREANSIPLWTRSGKFPLTPNMYMDAIETFKPDMYVALCDGDTNINSSKKRVSNSIQNSMKFFDQCFTKHSSSEALKSSEILGAIEGGYDKDARTISINYLKNKPVIGYVIDGLHNNGPNVKNISSEQIKEIVQHTINLLPPEKLKVSMGCWNPLIVLDLVELGIDIFDTSYPYIITEDLRALTFLCDHDDCNNVGHTISFTEERYADDFSPICSHCECLTCKNHTKAYLHHLCNVKEMLGTVLLMIHNVHQYLEFFKIIRESIKCGVLDDCKKKINLKFKQDNVIQADEPTDIKETKSSSS, via the exons atgttaataataaataacatgaaattctctactaattcaataaaatcttGCGCTGCCCGTATTGGGACGTTAACagaatttgaaagaattcCTAATACCACTTTTGAAACTCCTCTTGCTCTTATTCATACAAag ggAGGTTGTGTGCCGCATTTAACTAAGGATGTTTTTAAAATGGTTACTTCAGAACCACAAATGTtatctgtttctctttcttccacgTATTTAATGCTGGAATCAATGAAgcataataatgttaattttgcaaattttgtgGGTATGAAG gAGTACATTAATTTTGTTACGATACATGACCCAGCCTGTACAACGCCTTCAGGTTTCCGAGAAGCTAATTCTATCCCTTTATGGACAAGAAGTGGAAAATTTCCATTAACACCCAATATGTATATGGATGCTATTGAGACATTTAAACCAGACATGTATGTTGCTTTGTGTGATGGAGATACTAATATCAATAGTAGTAAAAAAAGAGTATCAAATTCTATACAAAATAGCATGAAATTCTTTGATCAATGTTTTACTAAACATTCTTCATCTGAAGCATTGAAGTCTTCTGAAATATTAGGTGCAATTGAAGGCGGTTATGATAAAGATGCCAGAacaatatcaataaattatttaaaaaataaacctGTAATAGGATATGTTATTGATGGATTGCATAATAATGGACCAAATGTAAAGAATATATCATCAGAACAAATCAAAGAAATAGTACAACACACAATT AATCTTTTACCTCCTGAAAAGCTTAAGGTATCAATGGGATGTTGGAATCCCCTTATAGTATTAGACCTTGTTGAATTAGGtatagatatatttgataCTTCCTACCCTTATATAATTACTGAAGATTTAAGAGCTTTAACTTTCCTATGTGATCATGATGACTGTAATAATGTAGGTCATACAATATCATTTACAGAAGAAAG ATATGCGGATGACTTTTCTCCAATATGTTCTCATTGTGAATGTCTAACATGTAAAAATCATACCAAAGCATATCTGCATCATCTGTGTAATGTTAAGGAAATGCTTGGCACTGTTCTTTTAATGAT acACAATGTACATCAAtatcttgaattttttaagattATTCGAGAGAGCATAAAATGTGGCGTTCTTGATGAttgcaaaaagaaaattaatttaaaatttaagcaAGACAATGTCATTCAAGCAGATGAACCTacagatataaaagaaactaaatCTTCTAGTTCATAA
- the LOC132904549 gene encoding ZZ-type zinc finger-containing protein 3, whose product MEDKEKKCHDEEPSEFYFESDHLALKGNKDYTTLLKTIVILEAQRVQAIEDLDKLLSIRSKALKDPISFVAQIQNGELPELPGPQKIAEIPYIDWAQYNIAPPDMRMRPQTRHGHILPHIQTKSEQENGKILVRGRAFDESKPETFNQLWTVEEQRRLEELLIEYPPEDVEMRRWTKIANALGNRTPKQVSSRVQKYFIKLLRAGLPIPGRGPKMKLDVKKGMGHRHQRNNYSLFRRSTFFPHQDISFTMPDESKEQAITEESEDDAGNSIIDDNPELRHIELLKQVKMEKEQNSSPVYKHVGYKCSVCGEDPLTGTRWHCTECQDGIDLCGDCAIAQLEAEKPLHDTLHRLLPIKPPLYTRSYDLDYFPQSFSNSSYNYLDPNFLPE is encoded by the exons AtggaagacaaagaaaaaaaatgtcatGACGAAGAGCCtagtgaattttatttcgaatctGATCACCTAGcattaaaaggaaataaagattatactacTCTTTTAAAAACAATTGTCATTCTTGAAGCACAACGAGTTCAAGCTATAGAAGATCTGGACAAACTTTTATCAATTCGTTCTAAAGCATTGAAAGATCCAATATCTTTCGTAGCTCAGATACAAAATGGTGAGTTGCCAGAATTACCAGGGCCACAAAAAATTGCCGAAATCCCTTATATTGATTGGGCACAATATAACATAGCTCCACCTGACATGCGAATGAGACCACAAACAAGGCATGGACATATTTTGCCTCACATACAAACAAAATCAGAACAAGAGAATGGAAAA ATTTTAGTAAGAGGACGTGCTTTTGATGAGAGTAAACCAGAGACCTTCAATCAATTATGGACGGTAGAAGAACaaagaagattagaagaaCTTTTAATTGAATACCCACCAGAGGATGTCGAAATGAGAAGATGGACTAAAATAGCTAATGCTTTAG gTAATAGAACTCCAAAACAAGTGTCTAGCAGAGTTCAGAAATACTTTATTAAACTCTTAAGGGCTGGATTACCTATACCTGGTCGAGGCCCCAAAATGAAATTAGACGTGAAAAAAGGAATGGGTCATAGACATCAACGTAATAACTATTCATTATTTAGACGTTCTACATTTTTTCCCCACcaagatatttcttttacaatgCCTGATGAAAGCAAGGAACAGGCAATTACAGAAGAATCT gaaGATGATGCTGGAAATAGTATTATTGATGACAATCCCGAATTGAGGCATATAGAATTACTAAAACAAGTGAAAATGgagaaagaacaaaattcGTCTCCCGTGTATAAACATGTTGGATATAAG TGTTCAGTTTGTGGAGAAGATCCTCTAACAGGTACAAGATGGCATTGCACAGAATGCCAAGATGGAATTGATTTATGTGGTGATTGCGCTATAGCGCAATTAGAGGCTGAGAAACCATTACATGACACGTTACATAGACTACTCCCTATAAAACCACCTCTGTATACTAGAAGTTATGATTTAGATTATTTTCCACAAAGTTTCAGTAACTcttcttataattatttagatcCGAATTTTTTAcctgaataa